Proteins encoded in a region of the Zea mays cultivar B73 chromosome 2, Zm-B73-REFERENCE-NAM-5.0, whole genome shotgun sequence genome:
- the LOC100276413 gene encoding uncharacterized protein LOC100276413: MITAEEKSPEREEEEEEANPRAEAFLEIICRVPAGEVEAALSACGIGPTAEVEELVLKSRECYKRPKSAVRFFRWAGQSVSHTAYAWNLLVDILGKAAMFEPMWDAIRSMKQEGGGGLVSVATFASVFASYCAAGNIKDAIAALDVMDRYGLKHDAVALNSLLSAICRVEGRAQDAQDVFERTKATIPPDGDTFAILLEAWEKEGNAVRAKSVFGEMVVRIGWDAANVSAYDSFLSTLVRGGLLDEAFKFLQVMRSKGCLPGINFFSTAVDLVVRKGDYLNAVAIWHMMVSEAGLVPNFSMYSAMIGLHCNAGSIDDALGLLDEMPLNGVFANSVTYNTILEGFIKHRKAREAESFLTEMSKNEQLPTASNCAAAISLFFKEFNPSAAIDVWRCIVEHNITPAEDSAKELIAGLLEFGRFTEVTKRADEMIDMRVELSRSTMENMKRGFAKAGRHQSYDNIARRLKRY, encoded by the coding sequence ATGATTACGGCGGAGGAGAAGAGCCCCgaaagggaggaggaggaggaggaggcgaacCCGCGCGCGGAGGCTTTTCTGGAGATCATCTGCCGCGTCCCGGCGGGGGAGGTGGAGGCGGCGCTGTCCGCTTGCGGCATCGGCCCCACGGCCGAGGTCGAGGAACTGGTGCTCAAGTCCCGCGAATGCTACAAGCGCCCTAAGTCCGCCGTCCGCTTCTTCCGCTGGGCGGGGCAGTCCGTGTCGCACACCGCCTACGCATGGAACCTCCTTGTCGACATCCTCGGCAAGGCCGCCATGTTCGAGCCCATGTGGGACGCCATCCGCTCCATGAAGCAGGAGGGCGGCGGCGGGCTCGTCTCCGTCGCCACCTTCGCCTCCGTCTTCGCCTCCTACTGCGCCGCTGGCAACATCAAAGATGCAATCGCGGCCTTAGACGTCATGGACCGCTACGGCCTCAAGCACGACGCCGTCGCGctcaactcgctgctctcggcgaTTTGCCGCGTCGAGGGTCGCGCGCAGGATGCGCAGGACGTCTTCGAGCGTACCAAGGCAACCATCCCACCCGACGGCGACACGTTCGCGATACTGCTCGAGGCATGGGAGAAGGAGGGGAACGCGGTGCGCGCCAAGAGCGTCTTTGGCGAGATGGTCGTCCGCATCGGCTGGGACGCAGCCAACGTATCCGCGTACGACTCCTTCCTCTCCACTCTCGTTCGGGGCGGCCTGTTGGACGAGGCCTTCAAATTTCTGCAGGTGATGCGGAGCAAGGGCTGCTTGCCGGGGATCAATTTTTTTTCTACAGCTGTGGATCTGGTCGTCCGCAAGGGTGACTACCTCAACGCCGTAGCCATCTGGCACATGATGGTCTCTGAAGCCGGCCTCGTTCCCAATTTCTCAATGTACAGCGCCATGATTGGCCTCCACTGCAATGCTGGTAGCATAGACGATGCTCTTGGGTTGCTTGATGAAATGCCCCTCAACGGCGTCTTTGCAAATTCTGTCACATACAACACCATACTGGAAGGATTCATCAAGCATCGCAAGGCTCGTGAGGCTGAAAGTTTCCTAACGGAGATGAGCAAGAATGAGCAACTGCCTACTGCATCCAATTGCGCTGCTGCTATCAGCTTGTTCTTTAAGGAGTTTAACCCATCTGCAGCAATCGACGTGTGGCGCTGTATTGTGGAGCACAACATTACCCCAGCTGAGGACTCTGCCAAAGAGCTAATAGCAGGGCTGCTTGAATTTGGCAGGTTTACTGAGGTGACGAAGCGTGCTGATGAGATGATTGACATGAGAGTTGAGTTGTCACGGTCCACAATGGAGAATATGAAGCGTGGTTTTGCTAAGGCTGGCAGGCACCAATCATATGACAACATTGCAAGAAGGCTAAAGCGATATTAG